One genomic region from Bacteroidales bacterium encodes:
- a CDS encoding OmpA family protein: MKKISLFLTLVLVCGMTLSAQTAEDEVKAMRKNTSHWSIGIKGGVNYYRLSPLATADTDFDSFINQGGYGGSFFVEYAPTPFYGIGLEANYSNLNRTVEGADYLGYNIDAILMSSVNLSNLFGPYRTVSARKVNFFLNAGLGASYYTFQTPADAEYVKGKFSPMAAAGIGVEFNLGKAWTLLCEGQYRYYVKNDLGGVVASKDVDALAVNLGLRWKIGGKKHDHVRNMIPSEYYPVPVQEIIIEDIQNEEMIEERFKTLEEKYNNLENKHNNLNKEYNNLQNQINELEKNGTITIALENVHFDFDSSELTKDSKTLVQQVVNILKDAQWNKITIAGYADNVGTKEVNDRISLKRAETVKKYMVDNGIDGNKLSIASYGKDNPVANNNTQVGRAQNRRVEFVISK; the protein is encoded by the coding sequence AAGAACACATCTCACTGGTCTATCGGTATTAAAGGCGGTGTAAACTATTACCGCTTGTCTCCATTAGCTACAGCTGACACTGATTTTGATAGTTTTATCAACCAAGGTGGTTATGGCGGTAGCTTTTTTGTTGAATATGCTCCAACTCCATTTTATGGAATCGGTCTTGAAGCAAATTATTCTAATCTCAACAGAACTGTAGAGGGTGCAGATTATTTAGGTTATAACATTGATGCTATTCTTATGAGTTCTGTTAATCTTTCAAACCTTTTCGGACCTTATAGAACTGTCTCCGCAAGAAAAGTCAACTTCTTTTTAAATGCCGGATTAGGTGCATCTTATTACACTTTTCAAACTCCTGCAGATGCAGAATATGTTAAGGGAAAATTTTCTCCTATGGCAGCAGCGGGTATCGGTGTAGAATTTAACTTAGGTAAAGCATGGACTTTACTATGTGAGGGCCAATACAGATATTACGTTAAAAATGATTTAGGCGGCGTTGTAGCTTCAAAAGATGTAGATGCTTTAGCTGTTAATCTCGGTTTACGTTGGAAAATCGGCGGAAAGAAACATGATCATGTACGTAATATGATTCCAAGTGAATATTACCCGGTTCCTGTTCAAGAAATTATTATCGAAGATATTCAAAATGAAGAAATGATTGAAGAACGTTTCAAAACTTTAGAAGAAAAATATAATAATCTTGAAAACAAACACAACAATCTTAACAAAGAATATAACAACTTACAAAATCAAATAAATGAATTAGAAAAGAATGGTACAATAACCATTGCTCTTGAAAATGTTCATTTTGATTTTGATTCATCAGAACTTACTAAAGATTCTAAAACTTTGGTTCAACAAGTTGTAAATATTCTTAAAGATGCTCAATGGAATAAAATTACCATTGCAGGTTATGCAGATAACGTAGGCACAAAAGAAGTTAACGATAGAATTTCTTTAAAACGTGCTGAAACAGTAAAGAAATACATGGTTGATAACGGCATAGACGGAAATAAATTATCCATTGCCAGTTATGGTAAAGATAACCCTGTTGCAAATAACAATACTCAAGTCGGCAGAGCTCAAAACCGCCGTGTTGAATTTGTTATTTCAAAATAA
- a CDS encoding T9SS type A sorting domain-containing protein: protein MKNYLLIFLYLTIPSFLFSQALSGVYSIGSDNSDYTNLSNAFVALETFGVEGETILELTDSYDMNSEITSLSLGNIPGSSETNKVILTVSDEVNKIILSYNAAYIFSFYNTEYFEIQGKDKLTIQTQGNFADNAAVAIFNNPNNGNSIITIDGCIITGSGNSNVNDFGIYFFSYDSDVTKKYDINISNNTIYKVNQAICAKGPSNSSPSIASVKIKNNTIGNTGINYNINQFGIYLQNQNEVIVSENKIFSVFSNDNTAAGIKLENCSYATINNNSILDIVSYDQVNGKAYGILINSNEITTTETWCYNNMISHIAAKEVQGVGLYLADLINNRIHLYYNSIYLTVDNSQDYFGEIPSTCFGFNSNIGTILIKNNVFQNDFGDNTMSAEERFGTAISFMSNHNPFSAITNNIYYTDNITHGFTAKNSDRYFTFDEWNLFNDNDETSLNSNPGFISTFLLKISEANSAGTFISQVKRDYFGNPRSYTTPDIGAHEAKDNSGINDLSTTKFDTYYSQNTIFINSENELNGNVSLISIDGKILYKKSVSGKNIVINLERTYNPGVYIISYSGIKGNTSSKILIH from the coding sequence ATGAAAAACTATTTACTAATCTTTCTATATTTAACAATTCCTTCATTTCTGTTTTCTCAAGCTTTAAGCGGAGTTTATTCTATAGGATCGGATAACAGTGATTATACAAATTTGAGTAATGCTTTTGTTGCTTTAGAAACTTTTGGTGTAGAAGGTGAAACAATATTGGAGTTAACAGATTCCTATGATATGAACAGCGAAATAACTTCTTTAAGCCTGGGCAACATTCCTGGAAGCAGTGAAACAAATAAAGTTATTTTAACTGTATCAGATGAAGTAAACAAGATTATATTATCTTATAATGCGGCATACATCTTCTCATTTTATAACACAGAATATTTTGAAATTCAGGGAAAAGATAAATTAACCATTCAAACTCAAGGAAATTTTGCAGATAATGCGGCTGTAGCAATTTTTAATAATCCCAACAACGGAAATTCAATAATTACTATTGACGGATGTATTATTACAGGAAGTGGAAATAGTAATGTAAATGATTTCGGTATTTACTTTTTTTCTTATGATAGTGACGTAACTAAAAAATATGATATTAATATTTCAAACAATACAATATATAAAGTTAATCAGGCAATTTGCGCAAAAGGTCCGTCGAATTCCTCTCCTTCTATTGCAAGTGTTAAAATCAAAAATAATACAATCGGTAATACAGGTATAAATTACAATATTAATCAATTCGGAATTTATTTACAAAATCAAAACGAAGTAATTGTTTCGGAAAATAAAATTTTTAGTGTATTCTCCAACGATAATACAGCCGCAGGAATAAAACTTGAGAATTGTTCTTATGCTACAATTAATAACAATTCGATTCTTGATATTGTTTCCTATGATCAGGTTAATGGTAAGGCTTACGGTATTCTTATTAATTCAAACGAAATAACTACCACTGAGACATGGTGTTACAACAATATGATTTCACATATTGCAGCTAAGGAAGTACAAGGCGTAGGATTATATCTTGCGGATTTAATTAATAACCGCATACATCTTTACTATAATTCAATCTATCTTACAGTAGATAATTCACAAGACTATTTTGGTGAAATTCCAAGTACGTGTTTTGGTTTTAATAGTAATATCGGTACCATTTTGATTAAAAATAATGTTTTTCAAAATGATTTCGGCGACAACACAATGAGCGCGGAAGAAAGATTCGGAACCGCCATTTCCTTTATGAGTAATCATAATCCGTTCTCGGCGATAACTAATAACATATATTATACAGATAACATTACTCATGGGTTTACAGCTAAAAATAGCGATCGCTATTTTACTTTTGACGAGTGGAATCTTTTTAATGATAATGACGAAACTTCGCTGAATAGTAATCCTGGCTTCATTTCAACTTTTCTTTTAAAAATTAGTGAGGCAAATTCTGCCGGAACATTTATTTCTCAAGTTAAAAGAGATTATTTTGGTAATCCGCGCAGCTATACTACTCCTGATATTGGCGCTCACGAAGCGAAAGACAATTCCGGAATAAACGATTTAAGTACAACAAAATTTGATACTTATTATTCTCAGAATACTATTTTTATTAATTCTGAAAACGAATTAAACGGAAATGTATCTTTAATTTCTATTGATGGAAAAATTTTATATAAGAAATCTGTTTCGGGAAAAAATATTGTGATTAATTTAGAAAGAACATATAATCCGGGCGTTTATATTATTTCATACTCAGGAATTAAGGGCAACACTTCTTCAAAGATTTTGATACACTAA
- a CDS encoding SDR family NAD(P)-dependent oxidoreductase, with protein MRVSFKNKTILITGAGSGIGEAIAYQFAEKGANVILTGLDLENLDKVKVNCEKFNIKAFSYECDLSDYNSIDNLVSYIEENNLLIDVFILNAGISQRAKALETDFAVDRKLMDINYFGSVYLIKKFKDHLKSGRHINIAVNTSISGLFGFPLRSAYCGSKHALFGFFESLDLENDNINVTFIIPGRINTQISKSAMLGSGEKYDKMDHGQSSGMDVNTCAKIAVKAISKQKHRKLIGRKELLMVYIHKYIPALYYKLAKKISST; from the coding sequence ATGAGAGTAAGTTTTAAAAATAAAACGATATTGATTACCGGAGCGGGTTCGGGAATCGGAGAAGCAATTGCCTATCAATTTGCCGAAAAGGGTGCTAATGTTATTTTAACCGGCTTAGATTTGGAAAATCTTGATAAAGTTAAGGTTAATTGCGAAAAGTTTAATATAAAAGCATTTTCTTATGAATGTGATCTTTCCGATTATAATTCCATCGACAATTTAGTAAGTTATATTGAGGAAAATAATTTACTTATTGATGTTTTTATCTTAAACGCCGGAATATCTCAACGTGCAAAAGCTCTGGAAACTGATTTTGCCGTTGACAGGAAACTCATGGATATTAATTATTTCGGATCCGTTTATTTGATAAAGAAATTTAAGGATCATTTAAAATCAGGAAGACATATTAACATTGCCGTCAACACATCTATTTCCGGATTATTCGGGTTTCCGTTGCGTTCGGCATACTGCGGCTCAAAACATGCCCTGTTCGGTTTCTTCGAATCATTAGATCTTGAAAACGATAATATTAATGTAACTTTTATTATTCCCGGTAGAATCAATACACAAATCAGTAAAAGTGCAATGCTCGGCAGCGGCGAAAAATATGATAAAATGGATCACGGACAGTCCAGCGGAATGGATGTAAATACATGTGCAAAAATTGCCGTTAAAGCTATTTCAAAGCAAAAACACAGAAAATTAATCGGAAGAAAAGAATTATTAATGGTTTATATTCATAAATATATTCCCGCATTATATTATAAATTAGCGAAAAAGATTTCATCAACATAA
- a CDS encoding DMT family protein: protein MKGLYTVLLLVASNVFMTFAWYGHLKMKEFSWFNTLPLIGIIAISWGIAFFEYCFQVPANRIGYAGNGGPFSLLQLKVIQEVITLIVFVIFSTLLFKNETFRLNHFIGFIFLVLAVYFIFKK, encoded by the coding sequence ATGAAAGGATTATATACTGTCCTGTTGCTTGTTGCGTCAAATGTATTTATGACTTTTGCATGGTACGGACATCTTAAAATGAAGGAATTCTCTTGGTTCAATACTTTACCATTAATCGGTATAATTGCCATCAGTTGGGGCATTGCTTTTTTTGAATACTGTTTTCAAGTTCCGGCAAATAGAATTGGTTATGCCGGAAACGGAGGGCCGTTTTCACTACTTCAACTTAAAGTTATACAAGAGGTTATTACTCTTATTGTTTTTGTAATTTTCAGCACTTTACTTTTCAAGAATGAAACATTCAGGCTTAATCATTTTATTGGTTTTATTTTCTTGGTTTTAGCCGTTTATTTTATTTTTAAAAAATAA
- a CDS encoding iron-containing alcohol dehydrogenase, which yields MKNFIFQNPTKLVFGKGQISKLSSLIPMDKKLMITYGGGSVKKNGVYDQVVTALKDYKYIEFWGIEPNPSVETLRKAITIGKENNIDFILAVGGGSVLDGTKLIAAGIPYPGDSWEIVLKGKANEYIPFASVMTLPATGSEMNNGAVISRNETKEKLAFSSGYPEFSILDPETTYSLPLNQIANGLADIYVHVIEQYLTTPGQSRIMDRWAEGILLTVLEIAPKIKENQHDYDTMADFMFSATMALNDFIRMGVTQDWATHMIGHELTAQTGIAHGASLAIVLPGTMYVMKEQKKGKILQYAERIFNITDGSDDERVLLAIRKTEDFFKSIGLATTLKEAKIDNKVINIIVNRFTEENIALGENRNITAEVVREILENRK from the coding sequence ATGAAGAATTTTATATTTCAAAATCCAACTAAATTAGTTTTTGGAAAAGGTCAGATTTCCAAATTATCATCTTTGATTCCTATGGATAAAAAGTTGATGATTACCTATGGTGGTGGAAGCGTAAAGAAAAACGGTGTTTATGATCAGGTTGTGACAGCGTTGAAAGACTATAAATATATTGAATTTTGGGGAATTGAACCGAACCCTTCTGTGGAGACATTGAGAAAGGCAATTACTATAGGGAAAGAAAATAATATTGATTTTATTCTTGCCGTTGGTGGCGGTTCTGTATTGGATGGTACAAAATTGATTGCCGCGGGAATTCCTTATCCAGGAGATTCTTGGGAAATCGTTTTAAAAGGTAAAGCTAATGAATATATTCCATTTGCATCGGTGATGACTTTACCGGCAACCGGCTCCGAAATGAACAACGGCGCCGTAATTTCACGTAATGAAACAAAAGAGAAATTGGCTTTTTCAAGCGGATATCCGGAATTTTCAATATTAGATCCGGAAACTACATATTCTTTACCCTTAAATCAGATAGCAAACGGATTGGCGGATATTTATGTTCATGTAATTGAACAGTATCTCACAACGCCAGGGCAGTCAAGAATAATGGACAGATGGGCAGAAGGAATTTTACTGACTGTTTTGGAAATCGCTCCGAAGATAAAAGAAAATCAGCATGATTACGATACCATGGCAGATTTTATGTTTTCTGCAACAATGGCTTTGAATGATTTTATCAGAATGGGTGTTACACAAGATTGGGCTACACATATGATTGGTCATGAATTGACAGCGCAAACAGGAATTGCTCACGGCGCATCTTTGGCAATTGTTCTTCCGGGTACAATGTATGTTATGAAAGAACAGAAAAAAGGAAAAATTCTTCAATATGCAGAAAGAATTTTTAATATTACTGATGGTTCCGATGACGAAAGAGTTCTTTTAGCAATAAGAAAAACCGAAGACTTTTTTAAGTCGATAGGACTTGCTACAACTCTTAAGGAAGCAAAAATTGATAATAAAGTTATTAATATTATTGTCAATCGTTTTACAGAAGAAAATATTGCTTTGGGAGAAAATAGAAATATTACTGCAGAGGTTGTGAGGGAAATTCTGGAAAACAGGAAATAA
- a CDS encoding class I SAM-dependent methyltransferase produces MTKEFFYKQADIFSEILQSINFDSLPISDYNKKYIKHMKTSFKYYCKIFADCLYLISNEAQDKNITLIDYGGGAGFLSVLAKKCGFKNVIYVDRNPLSVETAIYLKNNCFNCGADIFIEGDTKDLIDYVKNKNICPDSLIATDLIEHIYNLDIFFSDLKKINPKMNMTFTTGSTPFNPIKKHKLHKIMDDCETGSAEIPNYYTLRFDYIEAKYPNFTKEDKNKWAEATRGLTFDDIDKTIQNNILPKPADKHNTCDPRNGNWEERILTTKEYKKVLEPLNYKMSLYKGYYNSLYANSLKSITAKLANLSIKILGKVGFYISPMIILYIEPK; encoded by the coding sequence ATGACAAAAGAATTTTTTTATAAACAAGCTGATATTTTTTCGGAAATATTACAATCTATTAATTTCGATTCATTACCTATAAGTGATTATAATAAGAAGTATATCAAACACATGAAAACTTCCTTTAAATATTACTGTAAAATATTTGCAGATTGTTTATATCTAATTTCAAATGAGGCGCAAGATAAAAATATTACTCTTATTGATTATGGTGGCGGTGCCGGATTTTTAAGCGTTCTTGCAAAAAAATGCGGATTTAAGAATGTTATTTATGTTGATAGAAATCCGCTTTCTGTTGAAACGGCAATATATCTCAAGAACAATTGTTTCAATTGCGGTGCGGATATTTTTATTGAAGGAGATACAAAAGATTTGATTGATTATGTAAAAAATAAAAATATCTGTCCGGATTCGCTTATTGCAACTGACCTGATAGAACACATTTATAATCTTGATATTTTCTTTTCTGATTTGAAAAAGATTAATCCTAAAATGAACATGACTTTCACTACAGGGTCCACACCTTTCAATCCGATAAAAAAGCATAAACTGCATAAAATAATGGATGATTGTGAAACAGGGTCCGCTGAAATACCAAATTATTATACATTAAGATTTGATTATATCGAAGCTAAATATCCAAATTTCACTAAGGAAGATAAAAACAAGTGGGCAGAAGCTACACGCGGACTAACTTTCGATGATATCGATAAAACAATTCAAAATAATATCCTTCCGAAACCCGCCGATAAACATAATACCTGTGATCCTCGAAACGGCAACTGGGAAGAAAGAATCCTTACAACTAAGGAATATAAAAAAGTATTGGAACCATTAAACTATAAGATGTCTTTATATAAAGGTTATTATAACTCTTTATATGCTAATTCATTAAAATCTATTACTGCAAAACTTGCAAACCTCTCTATCAAAATCCTGGGCAAAGTAGGATTTTATATTTCTCCTATGATAATACTTTATATTGAACCTAAATAA
- a CDS encoding response regulator transcription factor: MKKILMFEDDILLSEMTKLNLELMGTYSIHLAHTGRKSLDRILTFRPDICLVDIKLPEKNGYDVVKEMRDNNINIPVIFISALVAPEDALIAFDLGCDDYIRKPFDVFELMARINVALRIYPEGKNIQPGKTVKNALIFNFPRVIFNFVNNTIETNNVTHSLSPYEGDILRILVSNVGEIVSYDDLFLRTGKEQNERNRKSFYVVLSNLRARFEPLHCFSIITYRKNGIKMVV; the protein is encoded by the coding sequence ATGAAAAAAATTCTAATGTTCGAAGATGATATTTTATTATCTGAAATGACAAAACTTAATCTTGAATTAATGGGTACTTATAGTATTCATTTAGCACATACAGGCAGGAAAAGTTTGGATAGAATATTAACTTTTCGACCGGATATTTGTTTAGTTGATATAAAACTTCCTGAGAAGAATGGTTATGACGTTGTTAAGGAAATGCGGGATAATAATATCAATATTCCTGTTATTTTTATATCCGCTCTTGTTGCTCCGGAAGATGCACTTATTGCATTTGACTTAGGTTGTGATGATTATATAAGAAAGCCTTTTGATGTATTTGAACTCATGGCAAGAATAAATGTAGCTTTAAGAATTTACCCAGAAGGTAAAAATATTCAACCGGGAAAAACAGTTAAAAATGCATTGATTTTTAATTTTCCAAGGGTAATTTTTAATTTTGTCAACAATACAATCGAAACAAATAATGTTACACATAGTTTATCCCCTTATGAAGGTGATATTCTTAGAATTTTAGTCAGCAATGTCGGTGAAATTGTTAGTTACGACGATTTGTTTTTAAGAACAGGCAAAGAACAAAACGAAAGAAATAGAAAAAGTTTTTATGTTGTTCTTAGCAATCTCAGAGCTAGATTTGAACCTCTACATTGTTTCAGTATAATTACATATAGGAAAAACGGTATTAAGATGGTTGTGTAA
- a CDS encoding VOC family protein, with protein sequence MKEKIICGIQQVGIGVNDVIEAWKWYIDIFGFDIKIFDDTGVAEKMLPYTGGKPQERRAVLAYNLRGGGGFEIWQPKGRELNYLKEEIRLGDLGIIACKIKCPDVKLAFETFKNKNVDVINKPDLSPSGIMHFFVKDPYGNLFEIEEDHYVFSDEKKITGGVNGVIIGVSNMEDSIEFYSKLLDYDTVVYDNTGIFDDLQGVPGATDKLHRVMLKRSKPMYGPLAEIMGTSHIELVQNMDSKVKKIYEGRLWGDPGFIHLCFDVRNMESLHKEVKELGKDFVCDGGEDFDMGDANGHFTYVEDPDGTLIEFVETFKIPISKKLGISLNLRNRDDKKFMPKYMLKALRFARVKL encoded by the coding sequence ATGAAAGAAAAAATTATTTGTGGCATCCAACAAGTTGGAATCGGAGTAAATGATGTCATTGAAGCATGGAAATGGTATATTGATATTTTTGGTTTTGATATTAAAATTTTTGACGATACAGGTGTTGCCGAAAAAATGTTGCCTTACACAGGAGGCAAACCTCAGGAACGAAGAGCTGTTTTAGCTTATAATCTACGTGGTGGTGGCGGTTTTGAAATCTGGCAACCGAAAGGCAGAGAGTTAAATTATTTGAAAGAAGAAATTCGTTTAGGTGATTTGGGAATTATCGCATGCAAAATCAAATGCCCTGATGTTAAACTTGCTTTCGAAACATTTAAAAATAAAAATGTTGATGTAATTAATAAACCGGATTTATCTCCATCGGGCATAATGCATTTCTTCGTAAAAGATCCTTACGGCAATCTTTTTGAAATTGAGGAAGATCATTATGTTTTTTCTGATGAAAAGAAAATCACGGGCGGAGTTAACGGTGTAATCATCGGAGTTTCTAATATGGAAGATTCTATAGAGTTTTATTCTAAATTACTTGATTACGATACTGTTGTTTATGACAATACAGGTATTTTTGATGATTTGCAAGGTGTTCCGGGCGCAACTGATAAGTTGCACAGAGTAATGCTGAAACGCTCTAAACCTATGTATGGACCGCTTGCCGAAATTATGGGAACTTCTCATATTGAATTGGTTCAAAACATGGATTCTAAGGTTAAGAAAATATATGAAGGCAGGCTTTGGGGCGATCCGGGCTTTATTCATCTTTGTTTTGATGTAAGAAATATGGAAAGTCTTCATAAAGAAGTTAAGGAATTAGGAAAAGATTTCGTTTGTGACGGAGGAGAGGATTTCGATATGGGTGATGCAAATGGACATTTCACTTATGTAGAAGATCCTGACGGAACTCTTATAGAGTTTGTTGAAACTTTTAAAATCCCTATTTCAAAAAAACTTGGTATTTCTTTGAATCTTAGAAATAGAGATGATAAAAAATTTATGCCAAAATATATGTTGAAGGCTTTGCGCTTTGCAAGGGTAAAACTATAA
- a CDS encoding alpha-L-fucosidase yields MNKTIFSLCLIFTFVYNLNAQTERDFETDSIILNKLEQWQDLKFGFMMHWGMYAQWSTVESWSICNEEWIDHRKGMPYCEYKTKYQALNKTFNPTRFNPEYWAELAQEAGMKYVVFTTKHHDGFCMFDSKETNYTIADSSCPFHTNEKADVTEAIVNAFREKGFWTGLYFSKPDWHHSDYWAPEWATPDRSVNYNPMVYPLRWQKFCDFTYNQIKELTTNYGDIDILWLDGGWIRPEWSLNDEYRQWLGCKQWIQDIDMPKIAKMARENNPDLLIVDRTVHGKYENYQTPEQLVPDSILPYPWETCMSMGHSWSYVDTDEYKSTNKLIHILVDVVSKGGNYLLNVGPDPYGELPPTAIERMKEIGMWMNINGDAIYCTRPVYPYQQDNLRFTKKDGKVYVFCMLGEGEPLSNSIIFNCDEQLKAGNIEILGSKVKAKLSKSQTGYKIDIPQNIINKKPCEHAVVFMIKAQ; encoded by the coding sequence ATGAATAAAACTATTTTCTCTCTTTGTCTAATATTTACATTTGTTTATAATCTCAATGCACAAACAGAAAGAGATTTTGAAACAGATTCAATAATTCTTAATAAACTTGAACAATGGCAAGATCTGAAGTTCGGATTTATGATGCATTGGGGAATGTATGCTCAATGGAGTACTGTGGAATCATGGTCGATTTGTAATGAGGAATGGATAGATCACAGAAAAGGAATGCCGTATTGTGAGTATAAAACAAAATATCAAGCGTTAAACAAAACTTTTAACCCTACCAGATTTAATCCCGAATATTGGGCAGAATTAGCTCAAGAAGCCGGAATGAAGTATGTTGTATTTACAACTAAGCATCACGATGGTTTTTGTATGTTTGATTCGAAGGAAACAAATTATACAATTGCCGATTCTTCTTGTCCGTTTCATACTAATGAAAAAGCCGATGTAACAGAAGCTATTGTTAATGCTTTCCGTGAAAAAGGATTTTGGACGGGATTGTATTTTTCAAAACCCGATTGGCATCATTCGGATTATTGGGCACCTGAATGGGCAACACCCGATAGAAGCGTCAATTATAATCCGATGGTGTATCCTCTTCGCTGGCAGAAGTTTTGTGATTTTACCTATAATCAGATAAAAGAATTAACAACAAATTACGGCGATATTGATATTCTCTGGTTAGATGGCGGATGGATTCGTCCGGAATGGAGCCTTAACGACGAATATCGTCAATGGCTTGGTTGTAAACAATGGATACAAGATATTGATATGCCCAAAATTGCTAAAATGGCACGCGAAAATAATCCGGATTTGTTAATAGTTGATAGAACTGTACATGGTAAGTATGAAAATTACCAAACCCCGGAACAATTGGTTCCGGATTCCATTCTTCCTTATCCGTGGGAAACCTGCATGTCTATGGGACATTCCTGGTCTTATGTTGATACTGATGAATATAAATCCACAAACAAATTGATACATATTCTTGTAGATGTTGTTTCTAAAGGAGGAAATTACTTATTGAATGTCGGTCCAGATCCTTATGGAGAGCTTCCACCGACAGCTATCGAAAGGATGAAGGAAATTGGTATGTGGATGAATATTAATGGTGATGCAATTTATTGCACTCGTCCCGTTTATCCTTATCAACAAGATAATTTGAGATTTACGAAGAAAGACGGAAAAGTGTATGTTTTTTGCATGCTTGGTGAAGGTGAACCGCTTTCTAATTCCATTATATTTAATTGCGATGAGCAATTAAAGGCCGGCAATATTGAAATTTTAGGAAGTAAAGTTAAAGCAAAGCTTTCAAAATCTCAGACGGGGTATAAAATAGATATTCCTCAAAATATTATCAATAAAAAACCTTGCGAACATGCAGTTGTTTTTATGATTAAGGCTCAATAG
- a CDS encoding cation diffusion facilitator family transporter: MERNDKVLLKTSWISTIGNSILSLAKLIIGFISGSMAVISDGIDSATDVVISIVMIITAKIMSKPPSRKYAYGYEKAESIATKVLSFVIFYAGIQMLITTIRSTFSAEAKEMPGIIAIYVTIFSIIGKLALALYQYKKGKKINSPLLQANAINMRNDVIISLSVLVGLLFTFIFNLPILDSITGLIISLFIIRSAIKIFMDSNVELMDGVKDEGIYNKIFEAVDKVKGASNPHRVRSRQIGNFYMIALDVEVDGNITVKQAHDIAEEIENNIKQSVENIYDIVVHIEPKGQCRENERFGLDENMIK; the protein is encoded by the coding sequence ATGGAGAGAAATGATAAGGTTTTATTGAAAACTTCATGGATTAGTACAATAGGAAACAGTATATTATCTCTTGCAAAATTGATAATAGGTTTTATTTCCGGAAGTATGGCGGTAATTAGTGACGGTATTGACTCTGCAACAGATGTTGTAATATCTATTGTTATGATTATTACTGCAAAAATCATGAGTAAACCGCCAAGCAGAAAATATGCCTATGGCTATGAAAAAGCGGAAAGTATAGCAACAAAGGTATTGTCATTCGTTATTTTTTATGCCGGTATCCAAATGCTGATAACCACTATTCGAAGTACATTTTCGGCGGAAGCAAAGGAAATGCCGGGAATAATAGCAATTTATGTAACAATTTTTTCTATCATAGGAAAACTGGCGCTCGCTCTTTATCAATATAAAAAAGGTAAAAAAATTAATAGCCCTTTATTACAGGCAAATGCAATTAATATGCGTAATGATGTGATCATTTCGTTAAGCGTGTTAGTAGGATTACTATTTACTTTTATTTTTAATTTACCTATTTTAGATTCGATTACGGGTTTAATAATTAGTCTTTTTATTATCAGGTCGGCGATAAAAATTTTTATGGACTCCAATGTTGAATTGATGGATGGAGTAAAGGATGAAGGCATCTATAATAAAATTTTCGAAGCTGTTGATAAAGTTAAAGGTGCAAGTAATCCTCATCGGGTACGCTCAAGACAAATCGGAAATTTCTATATGATTGCTCTTGATGTTGAGGTTGATGGAAATATTACTGTGAAACAAGCACATGACATAGCTGAAGAAATTGAAAATAATATTAAACAATCTGTGGAGAATATTTATGATATTGTCGTTCACATTGAACCGAAGGGACAATGCCGTGAAAATGAACGGTTCGGTTTGGATGAGAATATGATTAAATAA